One Falsibacillus pallidus DNA segment encodes these proteins:
- a CDS encoding TIGR02206 family membrane protein encodes MFSPSEMMTFELFSGPHIMVFLVFLAISFFLIYFRGSLRPHRSAIKWTLFCLLVICEVSGQIWNMATDQWDVSSLPLQMCSFSAFISIYLFFKRSLRAFSLLYFIGFLPPILSMVTPELFYQFPHFSFLRYFLFHSAIPWAVLYFVVYEGYRLPKKSIWTGFLLANLIAVPIFLLNIWLDTNFFYLASPTEAETILSFFGSGVMYYINLEVAAIFVFLISYLPMWALLKRERRVRERG; translated from the coding sequence ATGTTTTCGCCTTCAGAAATGATGACGTTTGAACTGTTCTCTGGTCCTCATATCATGGTATTCTTGGTGTTCCTTGCTATCAGTTTTTTCCTTATTTATTTTAGAGGGTCGTTAAGACCACATCGGTCAGCTATCAAATGGACCTTATTTTGCCTCTTGGTCATCTGCGAAGTATCCGGTCAAATTTGGAATATGGCCACGGATCAGTGGGATGTCAGCAGTCTGCCTCTCCAGATGTGTTCGTTCAGCGCTTTTATCTCGATTTATTTGTTCTTCAAGCGAAGCCTCCGAGCCTTTTCGCTGCTGTATTTTATCGGTTTTCTTCCTCCAATCCTCAGTATGGTCACACCTGAATTGTTCTACCAATTTCCTCATTTCAGTTTCCTAAGATACTTCTTGTTCCATTCCGCCATTCCTTGGGCAGTCCTTTATTTCGTTGTGTATGAAGGGTACCGCCTCCCTAAGAAATCCATCTGGACCGGCTTTCTGTTGGCAAATTTGATTGCGGTGCCAATCTTTCTCCTGAATATTTGGCTAGACACCAACTTTTTCTATTTGGCGAGCCCGACGGAAGCTGAAACCATCCTGTCCTTTTTTGGGTCAGGAGTCATGTATTATATCAACCTCGAAGTGGCTGCAATCTTTGTTTTCCTTATCTCATATCTGCCAATGTGGGCGCTGTTGAAGCGGGAACGGAGAGTGAGAGAGCGGGGATGA
- a CDS encoding DinB family protein, protein MEVFATQYNWIKRTREPLFRYCESLPHEDYAKELDIFAGDSILSLQVHTANCYRWWLGIRALGKSLPERTPESVKDIQGVRELFREVDDLVEEFLQEFQGKWDQVIPMTLSNGETLNPTTLWLFTHTTTHEFHHKGQIVKMGRCMGHIPPDTDLIIEP, encoded by the coding sequence ATGGAAGTTTTTGCGACACAATATAATTGGATCAAACGGACCCGGGAACCACTGTTCCGCTACTGTGAGTCCCTTCCGCATGAAGACTATGCGAAGGAGCTTGATATTTTTGCAGGGGATTCCATCCTCAGCCTTCAGGTCCACACTGCGAATTGCTATCGCTGGTGGCTGGGGATTCGTGCCCTAGGAAAATCACTTCCAGAACGCACACCGGAATCCGTAAAAGACATCCAAGGAGTGCGGGAACTTTTCCGTGAGGTCGATGATCTGGTGGAAGAATTTCTTCAAGAATTCCAAGGAAAGTGGGATCAAGTCATCCCGATGACCCTGAGCAATGGGGAAACCTTGAATCCTACTACATTATGGCTTTTCACACATACCACCACCCACGAATTCCACCACAAAGGCCAAATCGTCAAAATGGGAAGATGCATGGGGCATATTCCGCCGGATACAGATTTAATTATCGAACCATAA